One segment of Vulpes lagopus strain Blue_001 chromosome 8, ASM1834538v1, whole genome shotgun sequence DNA contains the following:
- the LOC121497702 gene encoding chitin-binding lectin 1-like, giving the protein MSAVYKEAPGTVLGAAAGVSAERQALLQVYLRSGGESSFKGHRGAGERCSAAPPPPPPPPPPPPPPPPPPPPPRGPGLASYLLGADLPAALRGGGGRCFHFWAAITGAACRRPPTCSAPARYDHMFAVTNPQSLMDWESRNAFSCSLF; this is encoded by the exons ATGTCGGCGGTGTACAAAGAGGCTCCCGGGACTGTACTGGGAGCCGCTG CGGGGGTCAGCGCGGAAAGGCAGGCTCTGCTGCAGGTCTACCTCCGCTCGGGCGGGGAGTCCTCATTTAAAGGACACcgaggagcaggggagagatgCTCggccgctcctcctcctcctcctccaccaccaccaccaccaccacctcctcctcctcctcctcctcctcctcggggtCCAGGACTTGCTTCTTATTTGCTGGGTGCTGATCTGCCTGCAGCCctcagaggcggcggcggccgctgCTTTCATTTCTGGGCTGCCATAACCGGAGCCGCCTGCCGCCGGCCGCCCACATGCTCTGCTCCAGCCAG GTATGATCACATGTTTGCAGTTACCAACCCACAAAGTCTGATGGACTGGGAGTCAAGAAACGCTTTCTCCTGCTCCTTATTCTGA